The DNA window GTctatagctttggcctgggtggccatttcctcctccatcaGCTCCGCCTTGGCAGTTTGTTCacggcaacggtccttcaggtccttttgagtttctgcgtctgctttgaccaattcctgaagacccgctacctgtacttggagagcaacttcaCGAGCATAGAAGTCAGCCTGAAGCTCCAAGGCCTCTGCCAGTTTCCTCTCAGCTTCTGCCCTGGACTCTTGTGCTTGTTTCAGAGAGGAACAATAagcctcgttctggcgtcccagggccttcatctcctcttccagggtggttgctttcgtttccaaggcctggagagtttgagcttgcaagacagcgtttctggcctgggagcgccattcaagagccaccgccaagaaggcccccaaatagaaaggcataccttccctcctgtcggtaccttctggcatagtcccgccactgaaacccctcatcagatgcatgattggaggggggatggcaatgaagtcgggggcggcagcgtcgggagccggggaagcagtggtttctggcggcggcagaggaggggcagattcggcgccttcgcccctttcatCTTGAAGAATcgtaggagggagtgaggttgcgcttggagggttgtccataaaggggttccctccctgcggcggcgtctctaccagaagaggaacccgcacGGATTTTCTCCtcctgaagggtgccacgccttctgattcctcatcatctgacagaatccccaaaaccctttttcctttgtcgagaggggttggagccggtgatgaggccgcagctaggggaacggcggcgataggCGGAGGAGAATTGGGAGTCGGAAGCACTTTGGCGCCAGGTGGAGACgccggagatgggctagaagaaGCTTCAGTGGTGactggaggtggcggtgacggagccggtgggagaaccggattggcagcagggctggaggaggcgcctgccttggcggcacgagcctccttcagtgctttcgccaacattattcttttggaagtgcccatcaccgatcctacatcaagacaggccaaacaacaaggattagcACTGGAGCGGTTATGTGGATTCACAATACAGGAAGAGATGCGAAgtgcaagtaacattgtacagtGAAAAATGGTAATGCAGATAATCAtagcaactaatgcatcataaatcgccaagagcagataccgaagtatgtagaaagcccatgggcattgaattcgttcgcgatgagcttggcggtatcgaagactatccccagtcccgccaaggctttgcatatatcccggtcaggcggggcaagttcgtccagagccaagggcttcatagttatgggtttgtctgtccagtacaggggaaagccctctagaatggtaggatcgcgtttggtcgcgcgtaccttgaaaaatttccccttccagcctttgaacgaattcAGGAAGAGCgtcaggatgatgcgcccggcgatgccagaaaagctcatccagagacttttcccttgcttcttcacctcgaagaagtgaagaaaaacgtccacagaggagggaacacctagatagccgcagagaatttggaaccccctcacgaaagcccagctgttgggatggagttgggcgggagcagtgtttatctctgtcagtagctctttttcgaagggagttaggggcagacgcaggcccacccttttgagcaccatctgatagaggaagaagaaagtgcatcccccagtatcccgtgagtccgcgcaaacaggcatcccaggtcgcactcggcttaccaggacttgggagtcatgacttttgtggaaagcattgaagttatagagggcagggtcccccctgtgggcctccacgtccccaacggagttcaggagggaacattcgtccagaagttcgtcgggggcccagtcatattcgcccttataatgagacttggggagcgggggaggcgcggtggtcttggtttttgccatcaacgccaatgctgaagatcaaaagagaaagaaagggttcagagaaaaggggtttggagagaagaaaaggggaaaatggaagaaccctaggagcgccctacccgcaAAAGAACGAAGGGAAGCGAAAGGACAAACGAGGCATACAAACAATATCTAGAGAAGTACGAGAacaacaacagtcccaggcagtttcctATAATGCGACAACAGTGAAGAGTTGAGAGTGctcgaaaccatacctttgctgtTGAAGTGGAGGCGGTAGGAGAGCACAGGAAGgggagaatcgcaattgcagagagaagaggttttggaggcgatgaacagggcaaagtagcagagtgaatgaatgtaacagtagggtgagcgcggggtttggagtaacttaaacgttacatttcacGACTCAAGAAGCGCCAACTAAGGGCCGCAGGATcaggccacgcgtcagaggatcgattgcccaggggaagcgcaaaggtctctaaaggagggccacgcgatgggccacgtggcgcgcgatcaagggtagcccaaaaggcgtaatcatccccatttcagggaatgtccaatcggtcattaagaatacccctgtggttcggaaaatgtcgcgtcagtaattcaaaaatttgctgagtcagcagagaatgacacgtcatcaggaaggtacgtggatggcgggggcaaggctttagtctttgcgctgaagacaagtcttcggcttaagactggggggcttgtgtaccgtcccgtatcagggcgttgactaagtcaaggtcaaagtcaacgactggaaggtcaaagtcaacctaaggtgtcgcccaggtgtagagacgccaagaggaagcgtcgccaaggcaggacaaggcgtcgctaaggcacggcgtcgcctaggtgaaggcgtcgcctaggtgaaggcgtcgcctcggtgaaggcgtcgcccaggtgaaggcgtcgcctaggtgaaggcgtcgcccaggtgaaggcgtcgccagatcgaacagtgtaaaagcaaggcaatcacggtgtggttccccgatacccatgggtaggaaagaccatggagggagcgacgccgtgggaaagcctcaggtcccgatatctcgggaaagtgataaagagaaagaaaaggtggcttcaaggccatagtgataacatcaaggtagggcagcctgactcgtgaagtacccctgccaccccagagacgctttcgggacagatacgacccaagaggaaggtcacgcccagggtaagcGGGTACAGGGTACGAgtggaaggcagatacgctctcaaagtaagtggctagatacttgggggcatgagttcgcacccaaaaagtcacccctagcgcagtagcactcccaagcaggaggactcacacgtagagacgtccccagatgggcagaaacgcccccagatggggtcatggcgtcgtgaggccctccacgtgtacgacagccatgccggaatagaaacaccctctagtcatgtgccaggtaattaaagatattcaatacagtttccctttcgagcattcaggtactattatggctcccgagcgtttcaacgtcttaaatgcgctacgtttcgtaattaagcgctttaatgagtgcgttacgtttgagattaaaggcgctttaaggcgctttaaatgctggggcagtttaaatagcgctgagaatgtcggaaaaagggttggaacctttggcaaactgaggagaaactctttggttgcttgcccgtgctttaaggatacgtacaagtgactggagaatatttttgcaaaaaggagacaacacacacacacagatacacagttcttttaccaccttcagagtgccacacgcggtgctcagatacgtgggtggacagttttttggtgtttcttgctggctgacttgagcgtcggagtgcaaacggccgctagggcgcctctttgtccttttTTTTGCAGGAACTCACAGGCAATCAgagggaaggagtccttagctgacggttgaggttgcgcacgaagacgtcccggtcgaCCGGACGGAACAGAAACGGACCCAGAATGTCAATCCCCCAGGTGTGAAAAGGCCATGGACTATGGATCGACCGCAATTCCTCCGGGGTGCATGATGCCAATCGCGTGCTGTTGGCACTACTTGCATCGCTTTGCGTACCTcgtgcagtcctccctcatggttggccagtagtaccctacTCGAACAGCCTTTGACGATAGAGCTCGCCCgtcgatgtgactcccacaaataccttcaTGGAGTTCAGCCATGATACGTGTGCACTGCTCACCACTCACACAAGACAGGATAGGGTGAGTGTAGCCATGCCTGAATAAATTTCTATCGACCAGAGTATACCTACCTGCGTTTATCTTGACGACCCTGGCTTCTGCTGCCTCCAGTGGGAGCAGACCATCAGTCAGGTAACGCctatagggtgtcatccaggtttcaCCTTCGTCGACTAGGCAAACGTGCAATGTCTCTCCCACTGACAAGTCGTATGTGCTTATCTTGGGTACCGTAGCCTCAACATTTCTTGGGTCAATGATCGGTGATCTCTTATTTCGCCTTCCAAGACACTTACCTGCTAGGCCTCTTCCGTGCAACCTATGGTAGTTTTGGGCGTCTTTAAAGTTTCCTGGAagactgtcctctgtctacaccccctgcctgagctggcgagctttgcCAGCAAGTCaactcgggcattctgttcccTGGGAATGTGTATCAAGTCTAACGTTACAAAAGCCTCTCTTGAGAGCACGACGTACTGTAGGTATGCatccatctgggggtccttggCCTGGTACTCGCTCGTGACCTGCCCAGTTATCAGCAGCGAGTCGCTCTTTACTAACAAGCTTCGagcacccatctccttggctagcaacattcctACCACCAAGGCCTCATATTCAGCTTGGTTGTTGCTACCCTTGAAGGAAAATcgtagggcctgctcgatcagtaatccatttggtccttccaagatAATGCCAGCCCCACTACCTTGCTGGTTAAAAGACCCGTCCACAGAGAGGACCCACTGGAAATCTCCTTCATCTTGATGTATGACTGtcgaggagagctctaccacgaaGTCAGCGTAAACCTGACCCTTGATAGGTCCTCTCGGCTCATATTGCACATCGAACTCAAACAGCACAACCGCCCAGTGCACCATCCGCCCCGCCATGTTAGGCTTCTGTAAGACCTTACGAATGGGAAGGTCGATCATCACGATCACAGTGAAACTCTGAAAGTAGTGGCAGAGCATTCGTGCTGCAAAAACTACTACTAGAGCCGCCTTTTCTATTGCCTGATAGTGCACCTCGGGCCCCTGTAGTACTTTGGTAACAAAATATATGGGTCTCTGGACacggtcctgctcctggacacggtcctgctcctggactctGACCGAGCTGATTGCCTGCTCTGTAATGGCGAAATACAGGCGAAGGGGGGGTACCTGGTAGCGACTTGCAAAGCACCGGAGGGTTGGCCAGGTACCCTTTTAGCTTGAGGAACGATTCTTCACACTCGTTTGTGCAcacaaacctgttgttcctctttaaacactggaaatagggatgcctCTTATTTCCTCCTGCTGATACAAACCGGGACAGGGCGGTCATTCGCCCCgtcaactgctgcacctccttcaccgaggTCGGGCTCCTCACAACTATGATCGtcgcacacttctcggggtttgcctctattcccctctcaGTGAGAAGGAACCCTAAGAATTTCCCTCTCTCTACCTCGAATACGAACTTTTTGGGGTTTAACTTCAACTCATACTTGGCtattgtggtgaatagctcCTCCAGGTCGGCAACGTGTTGGTCCTTCTCCTGGGAGGTGACGAGTATATCGTCTACGTACGCCTGCACATTTCGCCCTATCATAAGGGGCgagtaccctatccatcaacctttgatagGTCGCACCAGCGTTCTTAAGCCTAAAGGGCATCACTTTATAACAATAGCTGGAGAGCTCTGTCATGAATGTTGTTTTGCATTTGTCTCTCGGATGCATCTGGATCTGAatatatcctgagaaggcatctAGAAAACTGAGAAGTCTGCAACCTGACGcgctatccaccagggcgttgatgctgggcaacggatatgagtccttcggacatgccttgttcaaatccgtgaagtcgacgcacatcctccactttctgATGGCCTTCTTGACCAACACCACATTTGttaaccactcagggtattggatctcccttatgtggccaACACTCAGCAGCTTTTGGGTCTCTTGCCTGATGACCACTCGTCTTTCGTCATTAAACTTCCCCCGCCTTTGGAGAAGGGTCGGGCCTTTGGATCCATGGTGAGACGATggcacaggaaatcagggtcgatgtcAGGCATGTCTGAGGCAGACCACGCGAAGGCGTCCAGATGTCGTGTTATCACTTCGGCAATCTGGTCCTGTGTTTCTTGGCCTAGAGACTTGTCGAGTTTGAAATtctttccctccgatctccctTTTCCAAC is part of the Phaseolus vulgaris cultivar G19833 unplaced genomic scaffold, P. vulgaris v2.0 scaffold_78, whole genome shotgun sequence genome and encodes:
- the LOC137817477 gene encoding uncharacterized protein, with product MAGRMVHWAVVLFEFDVQYEPRGPIKGQVYADFVVELSSTVIHQDEGDFQWVLSVDGSFNQQGSGAGIILEGPNGLLIEQALRFSFKGSNNQAEYEALVVGMLLAKEMGARSLLVKSDSLLITGQVTSEYQAKDPQMDAYLQYVVLSREAFVTLDLIHIPREQNARVDLLAKLASSGRGCRQRTVFQETLKTPKTTIGCTEEA